The following proteins are co-located in the Dyadobacter chenwenxiniae genome:
- a CDS encoding TonB-dependent receptor, whose protein sequence is MYEKNLGTKQKALRINLDRRIYGSFAEIGAGQETAAYFFKAGGASGTVAKTMSAYDMTFSDAIYGTEEGGRYVVESRLMKMLNREYNLVEKRLSEKRGEESQFFAFANTVVALNFQKTNESHGWIGLQFQLSPMDPTNYVVIHVRMRDDENILQQQALGIIGVNLMYGCFFYYKSPETLLLSLMDDLTTDRIEIDMVRFSGPDFAKVDNRLMSLRLVKNGFTDAALFGSDGGVLQPSEALYKKHILMMRGRLRPITNVHIDLISNGQKQFLDEEDVDESKVVLISELTLHNLKSGDRDIDEKDFLDRVDILCSLGHMVMISNHHEYYRLVAYLSRLTKLKAGLLLGSPSLQDIFEEKHYQSLPGGILESFATLFSRKVKLFIYPTLQPDGSVYSCANFVVPDHLRPLFQYLVINDKIEDIVNYNKEHMHITTDSVLEKIKRGEPGWEKLVPENVAKIIKEKSLFGLPNDDNYEDTVKQIHQAVGNL, encoded by the coding sequence ATGTACGAAAAGAACCTTGGTACAAAACAAAAAGCGTTAAGGATCAATCTGGATCGCAGGATTTACGGGTCTTTTGCAGAAATAGGGGCGGGTCAGGAAACAGCTGCTTATTTTTTTAAGGCAGGCGGGGCGTCAGGAACGGTAGCGAAGACGATGTCTGCTTATGATATGACTTTCAGTGATGCAATATATGGGACAGAAGAAGGCGGAAGATATGTAGTGGAATCCCGCCTGATGAAAATGCTCAACCGCGAGTACAATCTGGTTGAAAAGCGTCTTTCGGAGAAACGCGGTGAAGAGAGCCAGTTTTTTGCATTTGCAAACACCGTTGTTGCCCTCAATTTTCAGAAAACCAATGAATCACACGGCTGGATCGGATTGCAGTTTCAGCTTTCTCCTATGGACCCGACAAATTACGTTGTGATCCACGTGCGGATGCGCGATGATGAGAATATTTTACAGCAGCAGGCATTGGGAATTATTGGGGTTAACCTCATGTACGGCTGTTTTTTCTATTATAAATCTCCCGAAACGCTCCTGCTGTCCTTGATGGACGATCTGACGACGGATCGCATTGAAATTGATATGGTGCGTTTCAGCGGGCCGGACTTTGCGAAAGTGGATAACCGGTTAATGAGTCTCAGGCTCGTGAAAAACGGCTTTACGGATGCAGCATTGTTTGGCAGCGACGGCGGTGTTTTGCAGCCTTCGGAAGCGTTGTATAAAAAGCACATTCTTATGATGCGCGGCCGGTTGAGGCCCATTACCAATGTGCACATTGACCTGATCAGCAATGGACAGAAGCAGTTTCTGGATGAGGAGGACGTGGACGAATCAAAAGTGGTGCTGATATCGGAGCTGACGTTGCATAACCTCAAAAGCGGTGACCGCGACATTGACGAAAAAGACTTTTTGGACCGGGTGGACATCCTTTGTTCATTGGGACATATGGTAATGATCTCCAACCATCACGAGTATTATCGCCTGGTGGCCTATCTTTCCCGCCTTACCAAGCTGAAAGCGGGGCTTTTGCTGGGAAGTCCGAGCTTGCAGGATATTTTTGAAGAAAAACATTACCAATCGCTTCCAGGAGGCATTCTGGAATCTTTTGCAACGTTGTTCAGCAGGAAGGTGAAGCTTTTCATTTACCCCACACTACAACCCGACGGATCGGTTTATAGCTGTGCTAATTTCGTTGTTCCGGATCATTTAAGGCCGTTATTCCAATATTTGGTCATCAATGATAAAATTGAGGACATTGTCAATTACAACAAGGAACACATGCATATTACCACGGATAGTGTGCTTGAAAAGATCAAGCGGGGCGAACCGGGTTGGGAAAAGCTTGTTCCTGAGAATGTTGCCAAGATCATTAAGGAAAAGTCATTGTTTGGTTTGCCTAACGACGATAACTACGAAGATACGGTCAAGCAGATTCATCAGGCCGTTGGCAATCTTTGA
- a CDS encoding gamma-glutamylcyclotransferase family protein: protein MDAHATYLFTYGTLMQGFDNPFAERLHNNSVFEGTGHFPGLLYLISWYPGAVFDADSPTKVHGEIYRLSSLEALIVELDDYEDVFEDENSSLYLRKTVSITKESGETVDCWVYLYNQPVTGLPLIEEGCFKRLG, encoded by the coding sequence ATGGATGCACATGCTACTTATCTGTTCACTTATGGCACCCTGATGCAGGGTTTTGATAATCCGTTTGCCGAACGGCTTCACAACAATTCCGTTTTTGAAGGAACGGGTCATTTTCCTGGCTTGCTTTATCTCATATCCTGGTATCCGGGGGCAGTTTTTGATGCAGATTCTCCCACAAAAGTGCACGGCGAGATTTACAGGCTTTCCTCCCTCGAAGCGCTGATTGTGGAACTGGACGATTATGAAGATGTTTTTGAGGATGAAAACAGCAGCTTATATCTCCGCAAAACGGTGTCGATCACGAAAGAAAGCGGTGAGACGGTCGATTGCTGGGTATATCTTTACAATCAGCCAGTAACCGGATTGCCATTGATCGAAGAAGGCTGTTTCAAGCGTTTGGGTTGA